A single Oryza brachyantha chromosome 8, ObraRS2, whole genome shotgun sequence DNA region contains:
- the LOC102706309 gene encoding protein SMAX1-like, with translation MRADLSTIQQTLTPEAAAALARAMEEAGRRRHGQTTPLHVAAALLAAPAGLLRQACARAAAAAGGGGGGAGAGAAAHPLQCRALELCFSVALDRLPAAAAAAAAQGAGAAPPVSNALVAALKRAQAQQRRGCPEAAQQPLLAVKVELEQLVLSILDDPSVSRVMREASFSSAAVKSIIEQSLSAPSPSPSAAAASTPTAAPGPLSPAPSPLPRTGAANAYINPRLAAAAAAAGGGDDARKVIDVMLKPARRNPVLVGDAGPDAVLKEAIRRIPTAGLPSLAGAKVLPLEAELAKLAGDKAAMAARIGDLAAVVERLLGEHGGVVLDLGDLKWLVDGPAAAASEGAKAAVAEMGRLLRRFGRGGVWAVCTAACTTYLRCKVYHPGMEAEWDLHAVPIARGAPIATGPPLRPGGSGILNSSVGMLSPALRPMPGSSPTALRWPPGSNQTQAAKPGMCLLCKGGYERELAKLEAEQADKPASRPEAAKPGLPHWLQLSNDQNKAKEQELKFKRSTEELEKKWREMCAQIHSVCPMAPALSVPLATFTPRPPVEPKLAVARPTAIPTLKMKTNLEKPSVAPTLELRKSPPASPVKTDLVLGRLDPGTNPAAENEQKESCEGLTALQKAKIAGISDIESFKRLLKGLTDKVCWQSDAASAIAAVVIQCRSGSGKRRNFGTRGDMWLMFVGPDQAGKWKMVNTLSELMANTRPVVVNFGGDSRSGRVGNDGPHMGFWGKTALDRVTEAVRQNPFSVIVLEGIDQVDVVVRGKIKRAMETGRLPDSRGREVSLGNVIFVLTTNWVPEELKGSNVETLLRGEEKMLESTSSSWQLELSIVDKQVKHRADWLCDDVRPAKLAKELSSTHGLSLDLNLAVGPLDDTEGSHNSSDVTVEQEQEKGQLAVRRSTPAPGSDLLELVDDAIVFRPVDFAPFRKAVTDCVSAKFESVMGSSSSFRIDEDAIDRMVGSVWLTDEKIEDWAEKVLKPSIERLWHNVKHDTGRSMIRLTSVPDKALPRWGGGREGLPVAVTIAIDGM, from the exons ATGAGGGCGGATCTTAGTACCATACAGCAGACGCTcacgccggaggcggcggcggcgctggcgaggGCTATGGAGGAGGCTGGGCGGAGGCGGCACGGGCAGACCACGCCGCTGCAtgtcgcggcggcgctgctcgccgcgccggcggggcTGCTGAGGCAGGCCtgcgcgagggcggcggcggcggcgggtgggggtgggggtggggcgggggcgggcgcggcggcgcacccGCTGCAGTGCCGGGCGCTCGAGCTCTGCTTCTCCGTCGCGCTGGATaggttgccggcggcggcggccgctgccgcggcgcagggggcgggggcggcgccgccggtgtcGAACGCGCTCGTCGCGGCGCTGAagcgggcgcaggcgcagcagcGGCGGGGGTGCCCCGAGGCGGCGCAGCAGCCGCTCCTCGCCGTGAAGGTCGAGCTCGAGCAGCTGGTGCTGTCCATCCTCGACGACCCCTCCGTCAGCCGCGTCATGCGGGAGGCGTccttctcctccgccgccgtcaagTCCATCATCGAGCAGTCGCTCTCcgccccctcgccgtcgccctccgccgccgcggcctccaccCCGACGGCCGCGCCCGGCCCGCTCTCCCCGGCACCTTCGCCCCTCCCGCGCACCGGCGCGGCCAACGCCTACATCAACCCACGCCTcgcggctgccgccgccgccgcaggcggcggggacgacgcGCGCAAGGTGATCGACGTCATGCTCAAGCCGGCGCGCCGCAACCCGGTGCTCGTGGGCGACGCCGGTCCGGACGCGGTGCTCAAGGAGGCAATCCGGAGGATCCCGACGGCCGGCCTCCCGTCCCTCGCCGGGGCGAAGGTCCTCCCCCTGGAGGCCGAGCTCGccaagctcgccggcgacaaggcggccatggcggcgaggattggagacctcgccgccgtggtggAGCGGCTCCTCGGCGAGCACGGCGGGGTGGTTCTTGATCTCGGCGACCTCAAGTGGCTGGTCGAcggccccgcggcggcggcgtcggaaGGGGCCAAggccgcggtggcggagaTGGGGCGTCTTCTCCGTCGGTTCGGGCGCGGCGGGGTGTGGGCCGTCTGCACGGCGGCATGCACCACATACCTCCGGTGCAAGGTCTACCACCCAGGGATGGAGGCGGAGTGGGACCTCCACGCCGTGCCCATCGCCCGCGGCGCGCCGATCGCcaccggcccacctctccg GCCTGGAGGCAGTGGAATTCTCAACAGCTCGGTAGGGATGCTGTCACCAGCACTCCGGCCTATGCCGGGGTCATCGCCGACGGCGCTCCGGTGGCCGCCGGGGAGCAACCAGACTCAGGCAGCAAAGCCAGGCATGTGCTTGCTTTGCAAGGGCGGTTATGAGCGCGAGCTCGCTAAACTTGAGGCTGAGCAGGCGGATAAGCCGGCGTCCCGCCCTGAGGCTGCCAAACCTGGTTTGCCACACTGGCTGCAGCTCAGCAATGATCAAAACAAG GCCAAGGAGCAAGAGCTGAAGTTTAAGAGGAGCACAGAAGAGCTCGAGAAGAAATGGCGCGAGATGTGTGCGCAAATCCACTCCGTCTGTCCCATGGCACCGGCGCTCTCTGTGCCTCTTGCCACGTTCACTCCACGCCCACCAGTGGAGCCTAAACTGGCAGTCGCAAGGCCCACTGCTATTCCCACTCTTAAGATGAAAACCAATTTGGAGAAGCCCTCAGTTGCGCCGACCCTTGAGCTCCGTAAGAGCCCGCCAGCCAGCCCAGTGAAAACTGACCTTGTGCTCGGTCGATTGGACCCAGGCACCAATCCTGCTGCGGAGAATGAGCAGAAGGAAAGCTGTGAAGGACTAACAGCTCTACAAAAGGCTAAGATTGCTGGAATTTCTGATATTGAATCCTTCAAGAGGCTCCTCAAGGGGCTTACAGATAAGGTCTGCTGGCAGTCAGATGCCGCTTCCGCCATCGCTGCTGTTGTGATACAATGCAGATCTGGGAGTGGGAAGAGGCGGAACTTTGGGACAAGGGGTGACATGTGGCTCATGTTTGTTGGCCCTGATCAAGCTGGTAAGtggaagatggtgaacacattGTCTGAGCTGATGGCAAACACCCGACCAGTTGTTGTGAACTTTGGTGGTGACTCCCGGTCGGGCAGGGTTGGCAATGATGGTCCGCATATGGGTTTCTGGGGAAAAACTGCACTCGACCGGGTCACTGAGGCAGTTCGACAGAACCCATTCTCGGTAATTGTTCTTGAGGGCATTGATCAAGTGGACGTCGTTGTGCGTGGAAAGATCAAGCGGGCAATGGAGACCGGTCGGCTACCAGACTCACGTGGTCGTGAGGTCAGCCTTGGTAATGTCATATTTGTGCTCACCACTAATTGGGTACCTGAAGAGCTTAAAGGATCAAACGTCGAGACATTGCTACGAGGTGAAGAGAAGATGTTGGAGTCAACGAGCTCGAGTTGGCAGCTAGAACTCTCGATTGTTGACAAACAGGTCAAGCACCGAGCAGATTGGCTATGCGACGATGTCCGCCCTGCAAAATTAGCAAAAGAACTGTCCAGTACCCACGGTCTGTCACTTGACCTCAATTTGGCAGTTGGTCCCTTGGATGACACTGAGGGCTCACATAATTCCAGTGATGTTACAGTGGAGCAAGAGCAGGAGAAAGGGCAGCTCGCAGTCAGGCGATCGACACCGGCCCCTGGCTCTGATCTACTGGAACTCGTCGATGATGCCATTGTGTTCCGACCAGTTGACTTCGCGCCATTCAGGAAGGCGGTTACGGATTGCGTATCGGCGAAATTCGAATCGGTCATGGGGAGCAGTAGCTCATTCAGGATTGATGAAGATGCCATCGACCGGATGGTTGGCAGCGTCTGGCTCACCGATGAGAAGATTGAGGACTGGGCCGAGAAGGTGCTCAAGCCAAGCATTGAGCGATTATGGCACAATGTGAAACATGATACCGGGCGGTCTATGATTCGCCTTACATCTGTTCCAGACAAAGCATTGCCAAGATGGGGAGGGGGCAGGGAAGGGCTACCGGTGGCAGTGACGATCGCCATTGACGGCATGTAG